One genomic window of Sodaliphilus pleomorphus includes the following:
- a CDS encoding alpha amylase C-terminal domain-containing protein, giving the protein MTKTLPIINDDPWLEPYAAAIEGRHEDAARKIQELTGGSGNLDDFANAYNYYGLHRDQQGWTLREWAPHATSIYLVGTFSDWKECEPYRMQPVADGNWEIKLPARAMKHGDLFKLHVHWDGGWGERIPAYATRVVQDETTKIFSAQVWCPEKPYQFKVKHFVPNTAPLLIYECHIGMAEDKEGVGTYEEFRVNVLPRVIKDGYNAIQIMAIQEHPYYGSFGYHVSSFYAASSRFGTPDELKHLIDDAHAAGIAVIMDIVHSHAVKNEVEGLGRFDGSYDLYFYGDSRREHPAWDSLCFDYGKDAVLNFLLSNCKYWIKEYQFDGFRFDGVTSMLYYNHGLGQAFGSYADYYNGGEDTNAITYLTLANVLIHEINPHAITIAEEMSGMPGLARPYSDGGLGFDYRMAMGIPDYWIKTIKEKRDEDWKPTSIFWELTNRRADEKTVSYAESHDQALVGDKTIIFRLIDKEMYWHMMVGDNNSVVDRGMALHKMIRMATASLINGAYLNFMGNEWGHPEWIDFPREGNGWSYKYARRQWSLVDRKDLKYQYLNNWDNDMIHLLSSVHNFQATPIRKLWDKDDDQVLAYMRGNLVFVFNFSPTRSYTGYGILAPAGEYDGVLDSDSPRYGGYGNIDESVSHLTQPDPLYADAHLGWLKLYLPARSMQVLRLAAAKPVKAAARKPAARKAHTGRKKKK; this is encoded by the coding sequence ATGACAAAGACTCTCCCTATCATCAACGACGACCCGTGGCTCGAGCCCTATGCAGCAGCCATCGAGGGCCGTCACGAGGACGCTGCCCGCAAGATTCAAGAGCTCACGGGCGGCAGCGGCAATCTCGACGACTTTGCCAACGCCTACAACTACTACGGCCTGCACCGCGACCAGCAGGGCTGGACCTTGCGCGAGTGGGCGCCCCATGCCACAAGCATCTACCTGGTGGGCACCTTCAGCGACTGGAAAGAGTGCGAGCCCTACCGCATGCAGCCAGTGGCCGACGGCAACTGGGAAATAAAGCTGCCGGCACGGGCAATGAAGCACGGCGACCTGTTTAAGCTCCATGTGCACTGGGACGGAGGCTGGGGCGAACGCATACCGGCCTATGCCACCCGCGTGGTGCAGGACGAGACGACCAAGATATTTTCGGCACAAGTGTGGTGCCCCGAGAAGCCCTACCAGTTCAAGGTGAAGCATTTTGTGCCCAACACGGCCCCGCTGCTCATCTACGAGTGCCACATAGGCATGGCCGAGGACAAGGAGGGCGTGGGCACCTACGAGGAGTTTCGCGTCAACGTGCTGCCGCGTGTGATCAAGGACGGCTACAACGCCATCCAGATCATGGCCATCCAGGAGCACCCCTACTACGGCTCCTTCGGCTACCACGTGTCGAGCTTCTATGCCGCCTCGAGCCGTTTTGGCACGCCCGACGAGCTCAAGCACCTCATCGACGATGCCCACGCTGCCGGCATTGCCGTGATCATGGACATTGTGCACTCGCACGCCGTGAAAAACGAGGTAGAGGGGCTGGGGCGCTTCGACGGCAGCTACGACCTCTACTTCTACGGCGACAGCCGCCGCGAGCACCCGGCTTGGGACTCGCTGTGCTTTGACTACGGCAAAGACGCTGTGCTCAACTTCCTGCTCAGCAACTGCAAGTACTGGATAAAGGAGTACCAGTTTGACGGCTTCCGCTTCGACGGCGTGACCTCGATGCTCTACTACAACCACGGGCTGGGACAGGCCTTCGGCAGCTATGCCGACTACTACAACGGCGGCGAGGACACCAATGCCATCACCTATCTCACCCTGGCCAACGTGCTCATACACGAGATCAACCCGCACGCCATCACCATTGCCGAGGAGATGAGCGGCATGCCGGGCCTGGCACGCCCCTACAGCGACGGCGGCCTGGGCTTTGACTACCGCATGGCCATGGGCATACCCGACTACTGGATCAAGACCATCAAGGAGAAGCGCGACGAGGACTGGAAGCCCACCTCGATATTCTGGGAGCTCACCAACCGCCGCGCCGACGAGAAGACCGTGAGCTATGCCGAGAGCCACGACCAGGCGCTGGTGGGCGACAAGACCATCATCTTCCGCCTCATCGACAAGGAGATGTACTGGCACATGATGGTGGGCGACAACAACAGCGTGGTCGACCGCGGCATGGCCCTGCACAAGATGATACGCATGGCCACAGCCTCGCTCATCAACGGGGCCTACCTCAACTTCATGGGCAACGAGTGGGGTCACCCCGAGTGGATCGACTTCCCGCGCGAGGGCAACGGCTGGAGCTACAAGTATGCCCGCCGCCAGTGGTCGCTGGTCGACCGCAAGGACCTGAAATACCAGTACCTGAACAACTGGGACAACGACATGATACACCTGCTCTCGAGCGTGCACAACTTCCAGGCCACGCCCATACGCAAGCTGTGGGACAAGGACGATGACCAAGTGCTGGCCTACATGCGCGGCAACCTGGTGTTTGTGTTCAACTTCAGCCCCACGCGCTCCTACACGGGCTATGGCATCCTGGCCCCGGCGGGCGAGTACGACGGGGTGCTCGACAGCGACAGCCCGCGCTACGGCGGCTACGGCAACATCGACGAGAGCGTGAGTCATCTCACGCAGCCCGACCCGCTCTATGCCGACGCTCACCTGGGCTGGCTCAAGCTCTACCTGCCGGCCCGCAGCATGCAAGTGCTGCGCCTGGCCGCAGCCAAGCCCGTGAAAGCCGCGGCCCGCAAGCCTGCGGCCAGGAAGGCTCACACGGGCAGGAAAAAGAAGAAATAA
- a CDS encoding iron-containing alcohol dehydrogenase encodes MQKFGLYIPTRLVFGAGELKNLSQQPLPGKKALIVISSGTSMKKYGYLDLVQKQLAQAGVESEVFDKILPNPIKSHVEEGAQLCRDSKCDFVVGLGGGSSIDTAKAIAVVVAMGGDLWDYVQGGHGKGKPVTRALPIVAIPTTAGTGTEVDPWGVITNTEVNEKIGFGFEHTFPTLSIVDPELMLTLPPKLTAYQGFDAFFHAAEGYINRTQHTPISDLYALEAVRLLYKYLPVAVADGRDLRARSKVAWASTLAGMVEATSSCTGEHSLEHAMSAFYPKLPHGAGLIAISKAYYKAFKNDAMKRYMKMAEKMTMQKSARPSDFLDALDIMQRECGVDNVKLSDWGITPADFDRFATNATETMGGLFDFDPRFLTREEIIDIYQQSYK; translated from the coding sequence ATGCAGAAATTCGGACTTTACATCCCCACCCGGCTGGTGTTCGGTGCTGGGGAACTGAAAAACCTGTCGCAGCAGCCGCTTCCAGGCAAGAAAGCACTCATTGTAATCTCGTCGGGGACGTCGATGAAAAAATACGGCTACCTCGACCTTGTGCAGAAGCAGCTCGCCCAGGCAGGAGTAGAGAGTGAAGTGTTCGACAAGATATTGCCCAATCCCATCAAGTCGCATGTCGAGGAAGGTGCCCAGTTGTGCCGCGACTCGAAATGCGACTTTGTTGTAGGGCTGGGCGGCGGCAGCTCGATCGACACGGCCAAGGCCATAGCCGTGGTCGTGGCCATGGGCGGCGACCTGTGGGACTATGTGCAGGGCGGCCATGGCAAGGGCAAGCCGGTGACCCGGGCTCTGCCCATCGTGGCCATTCCCACCACGGCCGGCACGGGCACCGAGGTCGACCCCTGGGGCGTGATCACCAACACCGAGGTCAACGAGAAGATCGGGTTCGGCTTTGAGCACACCTTCCCCACGCTCTCGATTGTCGACCCCGAGCTCATGCTCACCTTGCCTCCCAAGCTCACGGCCTATCAGGGCTTCGACGCCTTCTTCCATGCTGCCGAGGGCTATATCAACCGCACGCAGCACACGCCCATAAGCGACCTCTATGCACTCGAGGCCGTGCGCCTGCTCTACAAGTACCTGCCTGTGGCTGTGGCCGACGGCCGCGACCTGCGCGCCCGCAGCAAGGTGGCTTGGGCCAGCACGCTGGCCGGCATGGTCGAGGCCACGAGCAGCTGCACGGGCGAGCACAGCCTGGAGCACGCCATGAGCGCCTTCTATCCCAAGCTGCCTCACGGTGCCGGCCTGATTGCGATAAGCAAGGCCTACTACAAGGCATTTAAAAACGATGCCATGAAGCGCTACATGAAGATGGCCGAGAAGATGACCATGCAGAAGAGTGCACGGCCCAGCGACTTCCTCGACGCGCTCGATATCATGCAGCGTGAGTGCGGCGTCGACAATGTGAAGCTGAGCGACTGGGGCATCACGCCGGCCGACTTCGACCGCTTTGCCACCAATGCCACCGAGACCATGGGCGGCCTCTTCGACTTCGATCCGCGCTTCCTCACCCGCGAGGAGATCATCGACATCTACCAGCAGAGCTACAAGTAG